The Myxococcus guangdongensis genome contains a region encoding:
- a CDS encoding efflux RND transporter permease subunit, with the protein MDSERFDGGGLRTTGRGRVHRPSHGPRRTSARDKESLLEALREALAQVPGAVVTLGQPLSHRIDHMLSGTRANIALKVHGDDLDRLRGLAEEVKKVTEGTPGAVDVAIEQQLDIPELEIHADRDAVARCGLTTGEVAEAVEPAFAGETVGSVLEGQRVVDIAVRLDDASRVDL; encoded by the coding sequence GTGGATTCGGAGCGATTCGATGGAGGTGGGCTCCGCACCACCGGACGAGGTCGTGTCCACCGCCCGTCGCACGGGCCGCGCCGAACAAGTGCTCGGGACAAGGAGTCACTGCTGGAGGCGCTGCGCGAGGCGCTGGCCCAGGTGCCCGGCGCCGTCGTCACCCTCGGTCAGCCGCTCAGCCACCGCATCGACCACATGCTGTCGGGGACGCGGGCGAACATCGCGCTGAAAGTCCATGGGGATGACCTGGACCGGCTGCGGGGCCTCGCCGAGGAGGTGAAGAAGGTGACCGAGGGCACTCCGGGGGCGGTGGACGTGGCCATCGAGCAGCAACTGGACATCCCGGAGCTGGAGATTCACGCGGACCGGGACGCGGTGGCGCGCTGCGGGCTCACCACGGGAGAGGTCGCGGAGGCGGTGGAGCCGGCCTTCGCCGGGGAGACGGTGGGCTCGGTGCTGGAGGGGCAGCGGGTGGTGGACATCGCGGTGCGCCTGGATGACGCCTCCCGGGTCGACTTGTAG
- a CDS encoding serine/threonine-protein kinase produces MNERKTIPATPAGPERGAESCPSETTLADFLAGLLAESHRAHVLAHVERCADCRWALAAGDDVRTQLDDATAPTLAPLQFLTPGTRVSRYVVRARLGAGAMGVVYAAEDPELGRQVALKVLRPEGRQRAELQQRLQREAQALARLSHPNVVTLFDVGTHEDCLFFTMALVEGTTLAEWMKERRAWREVLRVFLEVGRGLAAAHAAGLVHRDIKPANILMGRDGRVCVTDFGIARLLDPHEALAVSPESPEALPHRLGRLTRTGFLLGTPAYLAPELLRGRPADARSDEFSFCVALHEALYGVRPFPGATLREMAQAMLKDQVRPPERDTQVPVWVRRAVLRGLRADPAERFASMEPLLAALTPPPRRVRTWVATTATVTGLLGALVALGVTQRREARCAQEAQKLEAAWGPARRERVHAAFLATGKDYAAPTWERVSTALDAYAHQWRTLRTEACLATGREDPGKDSWQTAACLDTRLWQLATTAEVLEKADARTVEKALVLTSALEGLTSCRDTPGLTHRPQPPDHLRPRVDAARHTLAQARAHLLAGRRTDSLAVTAALLEDTRALDFKPLTAEVLLAHGMNQESDQPQQAEESLYQALWAAEAGRDDETVARAWMALVRVVGEALSRPADAEKLVRHAQAAVERLGRERFPDLTSDLHLALSSLRLQQGKLEEAEQEARQGLEFSRERQGQDSLRAASLLHQFGKIRMLQRRDQEMLELHLQALEMRKRLLGPDNPSLAVSYDRVGSAYHGLGRNTEAIDTWRKALALQEAAPVPEPGVLSNLLLNLGMASRVAGRMDEAQPLLERARALLERIRGPDHFLVVEVIMEQAMMHGDQGRNDQTIALTTEALERLQRSLGPDTPRASRPLLIRGYAHLFSENHHEARRDLRDALTRMEKSQGAKGAGMLSVLLPLAEVAVALEAPKEALMYCERARRLTEQVQSQQTADGASALTCVGEAHLALGDTKQALPLLERAWRTLLQMGEQSDPLTAARTAFVLARARMQERPIPDRVGAHAMAEEARTRLESVGVRGRAGLQKVLAWQRSEGLR; encoded by the coding sequence ATGAACGAGCGAAAAACCATACCCGCCACCCCGGCCGGACCGGAGCGCGGGGCGGAGTCGTGCCCCTCCGAAACGACGCTGGCGGACTTCCTCGCGGGACTGCTCGCCGAAAGCCACCGCGCCCACGTCCTGGCCCACGTGGAGCGCTGCGCCGACTGTCGATGGGCCCTGGCCGCCGGAGACGACGTCCGGACCCAACTCGATGATGCGACGGCGCCCACCCTGGCTCCCCTCCAATTCCTGACACCGGGGACCCGCGTCTCCCGCTATGTCGTGCGAGCGCGGCTGGGCGCTGGCGCCATGGGTGTGGTGTACGCGGCGGAGGACCCCGAGCTGGGCCGCCAGGTGGCCCTCAAGGTGCTGCGCCCCGAGGGACGCCAGCGCGCGGAGTTGCAGCAGCGCCTGCAGCGCGAGGCGCAGGCCCTCGCCCGGCTCTCCCACCCCAACGTCGTCACCCTCTTCGACGTGGGCACCCACGAGGACTGCCTCTTCTTCACGATGGCGTTGGTGGAGGGCACCACCCTGGCGGAGTGGATGAAGGAGCGTCGAGCCTGGCGGGAGGTGCTGCGCGTCTTCCTGGAGGTGGGACGGGGGCTGGCGGCCGCGCACGCGGCGGGCCTGGTGCACCGGGACATCAAGCCCGCCAACATCCTGATGGGGCGCGATGGCCGCGTCTGCGTCACGGACTTCGGCATCGCCCGGCTCCTCGACCCACACGAGGCGCTCGCCGTGTCGCCGGAGAGCCCCGAAGCCCTCCCCCATCGCCTCGGGCGGCTCACCCGGACGGGCTTCCTGCTGGGCACCCCGGCCTACCTGGCCCCGGAGCTGCTGCGCGGGCGACCCGCCGACGCGCGCTCGGATGAATTCAGCTTCTGCGTGGCGCTCCACGAGGCGCTCTACGGAGTACGCCCCTTCCCGGGAGCGACGCTGCGGGAGATGGCCCAGGCCATGCTGAAGGACCAGGTGCGCCCGCCCGAGCGCGACACGCAGGTCCCCGTCTGGGTCCGACGCGCGGTGCTTCGCGGTCTGCGCGCCGACCCCGCGGAGCGCTTCGCGTCGATGGAGCCCCTGCTGGCGGCCCTCACCCCTCCGCCCCGACGGGTCCGGACCTGGGTGGCGACGACGGCGACGGTGACGGGGCTGCTGGGCGCCCTCGTCGCCCTGGGGGTGACGCAGCGGCGCGAGGCCCGCTGCGCTCAGGAGGCGCAGAAGCTGGAAGCCGCCTGGGGCCCCGCGCGGCGCGAGCGCGTGCATGCGGCCTTCCTCGCCACGGGCAAGGACTACGCCGCGCCGACCTGGGAGCGGGTCTCCACCGCGTTGGACGCCTATGCCCACCAGTGGCGCACGCTCCGGACCGAAGCCTGCCTCGCCACGGGCCGGGAGGACCCGGGCAAGGACTCCTGGCAGACGGCGGCGTGCCTCGACACCCGACTGTGGCAGCTCGCCACCACCGCGGAGGTGCTGGAGAAGGCGGACGCGCGGACCGTGGAGAAGGCGCTCGTGCTGACGAGCGCGCTCGAGGGACTCACCAGCTGCAGGGACACCCCCGGGCTCACCCACCGTCCCCAGCCACCGGACCACCTCCGGCCTCGCGTGGACGCGGCACGGCACACGCTGGCGCAGGCCCGGGCCCATCTGCTGGCGGGCCGGCGCACCGACAGCCTCGCGGTGACGGCGGCGCTCCTCGAGGACACCCGCGCCCTCGACTTCAAGCCCCTGACGGCCGAGGTGCTGCTCGCCCACGGAATGAACCAGGAGAGCGACCAGCCCCAGCAGGCGGAGGAGTCCCTCTACCAGGCCCTCTGGGCCGCCGAGGCCGGGCGTGACGACGAGACCGTGGCGCGCGCCTGGATGGCGCTCGTCCGGGTGGTGGGCGAGGCCCTGTCGCGCCCCGCGGACGCGGAGAAGCTCGTCCGGCATGCCCAGGCCGCCGTCGAGCGCCTGGGCCGCGAACGCTTCCCCGACCTCACGTCGGACCTGCACCTCGCCCTGTCCTCGCTCCGGCTCCAGCAGGGGAAGCTCGAGGAGGCCGAACAGGAGGCGCGCCAGGGACTGGAGTTCTCACGCGAGCGCCAGGGCCAGGACAGCCTCCGCGCGGCGAGCCTCCTCCACCAGTTCGGGAAGATCCGCATGCTCCAGCGCCGGGACCAGGAGATGTTGGAGCTCCACCTCCAGGCGCTCGAGATGCGCAAGCGGCTGCTGGGCCCCGACAACCCCTCCCTCGCCGTCTCCTATGACAGGGTCGGCTCCGCCTACCACGGGCTGGGCAGGAACACGGAGGCCATCGACACCTGGCGCAAGGCGCTGGCCCTCCAGGAGGCGGCGCCCGTCCCGGAGCCCGGCGTCCTCTCCAACCTGCTGCTGAACCTCGGCATGGCCTCGCGCGTCGCGGGGCGGATGGACGAGGCACAACCCCTGCTCGAGCGGGCACGCGCTCTCCTCGAACGCATCCGTGGACCCGACCACTTCCTCGTCGTCGAGGTCATCATGGAGCAGGCGATGATGCATGGCGACCAGGGCCGCAACGACCAGACCATCGCGCTGACCACGGAGGCCCTGGAGCGCCTCCAACGCTCGCTGGGCCCGGACACGCCCCGGGCCTCCAGGCCCTTGCTGATACGGGGGTACGCGCACCTGTTCTCCGAGAACCATCACGAGGCGCGGCGCGACCTGCGGGATGCGCTGACGCGGATGGAGAAGTCGCAGGGCGCGAAGGGGGCGGGCATGCTCTCGGTCCTGCTGCCCCTGGCGGAGGTGGCCGTGGCGCTCGAGGCTCCGAAGGAGGCGCTCATGTACTGCGAGCGCGCGCGCAGGCTCACCGAGCAGGTCCAGAGCCAGCAGACCGCGGACGGAGCCAGCGCCCTGACCTGTGTCGGCGAGGCCCACCTGGCACTGGGGGACACGAAACAGGCCCTGCCCTTGCTCGAGCGCGCCTGGCGCACCCTCCTCCAAATGGGTGAGCAGAGTGACCCGCTGACCGCGGCGAGGACCGCCTTCGTGCTGGCCCGGGCGCGGATGCAGGAGCGTCCAATCCCCGACCGGGTGGGAGCGCACGCGATGGCCGAGGAGGCGCGGACGCGGCTGGAGTCGGTGGGAGTCCGGGGTCGAGCAGGGCTCCAGAAGGTCCTCGCCTGGCAACGAAGCGAGGGGTTGCGATGA
- a CDS encoding RNA polymerase subunit sigma-70: protein MSGARKTEDLVEHLRAALPPERRPELEAVEGLEVLLRRHLTAARTRWPTPSLSDERFVRYLAARLPAGKVSEVMRVLRAEDLYLACACASGEPTALEDFERHILRHLPARLARLSPSMRQEVLQVVRERLLVANGDTPPRIASYGGRGPLLSWVGIVAARISGELMDRDTHLQLVAESPEELARHLSPRDPECALLREDARRLLAESLRRAVSVLSEQERTLLSLHHLHGFTLDRLTRMYGGSRSGIARRVAATRKQLLERVRLELAPRLKHDVLALESLLGLLGSRLELSLKGLLD, encoded by the coding sequence ATGAGCGGCGCGCGGAAGACGGAGGACCTGGTGGAGCATCTGCGAGCAGCGCTGCCGCCGGAGCGCCGCCCGGAGCTGGAGGCCGTGGAGGGACTCGAGGTCCTGCTGCGCCGACATCTCACGGCGGCCCGGACCCGCTGGCCCACGCCGAGCCTGTCCGATGAGCGCTTCGTGCGATACCTGGCCGCGCGGTTGCCCGCGGGCAAGGTGTCCGAGGTGATGCGTGTCCTGCGGGCCGAGGACCTGTACCTCGCATGCGCTTGTGCCAGCGGCGAGCCCACCGCCCTCGAGGACTTCGAGCGGCACATCCTCCGGCACCTCCCCGCCCGGCTCGCGCGCCTGTCGCCGAGCATGCGGCAGGAGGTGCTGCAGGTGGTCCGCGAGCGACTGCTCGTCGCCAACGGCGACACGCCCCCGCGAATCGCGAGCTATGGCGGGAGGGGGCCGCTGCTCAGCTGGGTGGGCATCGTCGCCGCGCGCATCTCCGGAGAGCTGATGGACCGGGACACGCACCTCCAGCTCGTCGCGGAGTCACCCGAGGAGCTCGCGCGGCACCTGTCCCCGCGCGACCCCGAGTGCGCGCTGCTGCGCGAGGACGCGCGCCGGCTCCTCGCCGAGTCGCTCCGAAGAGCCGTGAGCGTGCTCTCCGAACAGGAGCGGACCTTGCTGAGCCTGCACCATCTCCATGGGTTCACCCTGGACCGGTTGACGCGCATGTACGGCGGTTCGCGCTCCGGCATCGCGCGCAGGGTCGCGGCCACTCGCAAGCAGCTGCTCGAGCGCGTTCGGCTGGAGCTTGCCCCCCGGTTGAAGCATGACGTGCTCGCCCTGGAGAGCCTCCTCGGACTGCTCGGCAGCCGACTGGAGCTCAGCCTGAAGGGCTTGCTGGACTGA
- a CDS encoding alpha/beta hydrolase, whose protein sequence is MTKLKTPHRRFLSSALLFGSLSVLGGCAAASATPARPTPGLASGDTRDGADNFYTSDRVAVQRVAFKNQYKMEVVGNLFVPKGLERGARGPAVVVGHPMGAVKEQSANLYATKLAEQGFVTLALDLSFWGESAGEPRNTVSPDIYAEDFSAAVDYLRAQSFVDRERIGVLGICGSGSFAISAAKIDPRIKALATVSMYDMGAASRDGLRHAVSLAQRKKFIEDAALQRDVEFAGGETRYTGGTPDTVSEESSPVEREFHDFYRTARGHRSNTSTRPTLSSSTRFMNFYPFTDIETISPRPMLFVTGESAHSREFSDEAYRLAAEPKELVVVPGAGHVDLYDRVGLIPFDTLTRFFRANLK, encoded by the coding sequence ATGACGAAGCTGAAGACTCCCCACCGCCGGTTCCTGTCGAGCGCGTTGCTGTTCGGTTCCCTGTCCGTGCTCGGCGGCTGCGCCGCGGCCTCGGCGACGCCGGCGCGCCCGACGCCAGGCCTCGCGTCCGGGGACACGCGCGACGGCGCGGACAACTTCTACACGAGCGACCGCGTCGCGGTTCAGCGCGTCGCCTTCAAGAACCAATACAAGATGGAGGTCGTCGGGAACCTGTTCGTGCCCAAGGGGCTCGAGCGTGGCGCGCGGGGCCCGGCGGTCGTCGTCGGCCATCCGATGGGGGCGGTCAAGGAGCAGAGCGCGAACCTGTACGCCACGAAGCTGGCGGAGCAGGGCTTCGTCACGTTGGCGCTGGACCTGTCCTTCTGGGGCGAGAGCGCGGGTGAGCCTCGCAACACCGTGTCACCGGACATCTACGCGGAGGACTTCAGCGCCGCGGTGGACTACCTGCGCGCCCAGTCGTTCGTGGACAGGGAGCGGATTGGCGTCCTCGGGATTTGCGGCAGCGGGAGCTTCGCCATCAGCGCCGCGAAGATCGACCCGCGCATCAAGGCCCTCGCCACGGTCAGCATGTACGACATGGGCGCCGCGAGTCGCGACGGCCTCCGGCACGCGGTGAGCCTGGCGCAGCGAAAGAAGTTCATCGAGGACGCGGCGTTGCAGCGTGACGTGGAGTTCGCGGGCGGAGAGACGCGGTACACGGGTGGGACGCCGGACACGGTGAGCGAGGAGTCGAGCCCCGTCGAGCGTGAGTTCCACGACTTCTATCGGACGGCGCGAGGGCATCGCTCGAACACGTCGACGCGCCCGACGCTCAGCAGCAGCACCCGGTTCATGAACTTCTATCCGTTCACGGACATCGAGACCATCTCGCCCCGGCCGATGCTCTTCGTGACGGGGGAGAGCGCGCACTCCAGGGAGTTCAGCGACGAGGCCTACCGGCTCGCCGCCGAGCCCAAGGAGCTGGTCGTCGTGCCAGGCGCCGGGCACGTGGACCTCTACGACCGGGTGGGCCTGATTCCGTTCGACACGTTGACCCGGTTCTTCCGCGCGAACTTGAAGTGA
- a CDS encoding TolC family protein, with the protein MRPTAIPLAVLFFVASAPALATRALTMEQSVALALAQSPRLIEGQAEAASAQAQLEGASRLLQGNPQLQAALGPRLRDAGNSIDLNLGLSQPLELFGQRGARKDAAQATLSARQSRLEALKVELAAEVRQAFGATLAAEQELTLAQDSLALAEEGRKAADDRLAAGAATHIEVNTARVELGRAQSARVRAERQRTQAHAELKLLLGLDPTEPITPDGELRAQSAPAPALASLVEKAASQRQDVKAARFEWEAAQAESRLARRQALPVPSLGVSYGREEDSTILQGTLGIDLPLFDRNQAARGVSSARERQARQNLAALERFARTEVELAFNRLQTAQAAADVFGGDVLSALQENLSLVTEAYRAGKVDFLQLLIIRREALDARRGYIEALEELNSAKAQLLKALGSIQ; encoded by the coding sequence GTGCGTCCCACAGCCATTCCCCTCGCAGTCCTGTTCTTCGTCGCGTCGGCGCCAGCCCTCGCGACCCGCGCCCTGACGATGGAGCAATCCGTCGCGCTCGCGCTCGCGCAGAGCCCGCGTCTCATCGAAGGCCAGGCCGAGGCCGCATCGGCCCAGGCCCAGCTCGAAGGCGCGTCCCGTCTCCTCCAGGGCAATCCCCAACTCCAGGCGGCGCTCGGTCCGCGCCTCCGCGACGCGGGGAACTCCATCGACCTCAACCTGGGGCTCAGTCAGCCCCTCGAGCTCTTCGGCCAGCGTGGAGCCCGCAAGGACGCCGCACAGGCCACGCTCTCCGCTCGCCAGTCCCGCCTGGAGGCGCTGAAGGTGGAGCTGGCCGCGGAGGTCCGTCAGGCCTTCGGCGCCACGCTCGCGGCCGAGCAGGAGCTGACGCTCGCCCAGGACTCGCTCGCCCTCGCGGAGGAGGGCCGCAAGGCCGCCGATGACCGGCTCGCGGCCGGCGCGGCCACCCACATCGAGGTCAACACGGCGCGCGTGGAGCTGGGCCGCGCGCAGAGCGCACGGGTCCGCGCGGAGCGGCAGCGGACCCAGGCCCACGCGGAGCTGAAGCTCCTGCTGGGGCTGGACCCGACCGAGCCCATCACGCCGGACGGCGAGCTCCGCGCGCAATCCGCCCCCGCCCCGGCCCTCGCATCCCTCGTCGAGAAGGCCGCGAGCCAGCGCCAGGACGTGAAGGCCGCGCGGTTCGAATGGGAGGCGGCCCAGGCGGAATCTCGCCTTGCTCGCCGACAGGCCCTGCCCGTCCCCAGCCTGGGCGTGAGCTACGGGCGCGAGGAGGACAGCACCATCCTCCAGGGGACGCTCGGCATCGACCTGCCCCTCTTCGACCGCAACCAGGCCGCGCGCGGGGTCAGCTCCGCGCGCGAGCGACAGGCGCGGCAGAACCTCGCGGCCCTCGAGCGCTTCGCGCGCACCGAGGTCGAGCTCGCCTTCAACCGACTCCAGACGGCCCAGGCCGCCGCGGACGTGTTCGGCGGGGATGTCCTCTCCGCGCTCCAGGAGAACCTGAGCCTGGTCACCGAGGCGTACCGCGCCGGCAAGGTGGACTTCCTGCAACTGCTCATCATCCGTCGCGAGGCCCTCGACGCGCGACGCGGCTACATCGAGGCGCTCGAGGAGCTCAACAGCGCCAAGGCTCAACTCCTGAAGGCCCTGGGGAGCATCC
- a CDS encoding TMEM165/GDT1 family protein: protein MLEAIVGSFVLVAASEMGDKTQLLAFSLASRFRKPWVVILGILIATLANHALAASVGTWVSSHVSPRVMAGVLAVLFIAFGLWTLKPDTLEESKNPARFGALLTTIILFFLAEMGDKTQFATVALAARYQSITLVTIGTTVGMLAANIPAVFLGDKLAAKVQMKWVRWVAASIFFVFGALSLWAALRGGVDMTAGMSAP, encoded by the coding sequence GTGCTCGAGGCAATCGTCGGTTCGTTCGTACTCGTCGCCGCCAGTGAGATGGGTGACAAGACCCAGCTGTTGGCCTTCTCCCTGGCCTCCCGGTTCCGCAAGCCCTGGGTGGTGATTCTCGGAATCCTCATCGCCACCCTGGCCAACCACGCGCTCGCCGCGAGCGTGGGCACCTGGGTGTCCTCACATGTGTCGCCCCGGGTCATGGCGGGCGTGCTGGCGGTCCTGTTCATCGCGTTCGGCCTGTGGACGCTCAAGCCCGACACGCTGGAGGAGTCGAAGAACCCCGCGCGCTTCGGCGCGCTGCTCACCACCATCATCCTGTTCTTCCTGGCGGAGATGGGTGACAAGACCCAGTTCGCCACGGTGGCGCTCGCGGCGCGCTACCAGTCCATCACGCTGGTGACGATTGGGACGACGGTGGGCATGCTCGCCGCGAACATCCCCGCCGTGTTCCTCGGCGACAAGCTCGCGGCCAAGGTGCAGATGAAGTGGGTGCGGTGGGTCGCCGCCTCCATCTTCTTCGTCTTCGGCGCGCTCTCCCTGTGGGCCGCGCTGCGGGGCGGCGTCGACATGACGGCGGGGATGTCCGCGCCGTAG
- a CDS encoding LysR family transcriptional regulator has translation MKPGLFQQLHVFLAVARLQSFRGAARELGVSTAAVSQSVRQLEEQLGVVLLNRTSRSVALTDAGRRLVEEAGPGLAQVADALRRTSAQPGEVTGKLRLSVPRVAVPLVIAPLMPVFRARHPRVEVDIDVDQRLVDIVAEGYDAGVRLSETLERDMVQLRLTEPFRFVVVGAPSYLKAHKAPEQPEDLLQHECIGLQSQTTGTLYAWELERGRKTWRVPVRGGVTTNDDGAGAAIAAEGGGLAYVQEPAVREYLDSGRLVRVLEDYAPTVPGFFLYYPSRAQRSGPLRVFIEAARELAGRTG, from the coding sequence ATGAAGCCAGGTCTCTTCCAACAGCTCCACGTCTTCCTCGCCGTGGCGAGGCTCCAGAGCTTCCGCGGCGCGGCGCGAGAGCTCGGGGTCTCCACCGCCGCCGTGAGTCAGTCCGTGCGACAGCTGGAGGAGCAGCTGGGCGTGGTCCTGCTCAACCGCACGTCGCGCAGCGTGGCCCTCACGGACGCGGGGCGGCGTCTGGTGGAGGAAGCCGGGCCCGGCCTCGCGCAGGTCGCCGACGCGCTTCGGCGGACGTCGGCCCAACCCGGGGAGGTCACCGGGAAGCTGAGGCTCTCCGTTCCTCGGGTGGCGGTGCCGCTCGTCATCGCGCCCCTGATGCCGGTGTTCCGGGCGCGCCACCCTCGCGTCGAGGTGGACATCGACGTGGACCAGCGCCTCGTCGACATCGTCGCGGAGGGCTACGACGCGGGCGTGCGCCTGAGCGAGACGCTCGAACGCGACATGGTGCAGCTGCGCCTGACCGAGCCCTTCCGCTTCGTCGTCGTCGGCGCCCCGTCCTATCTGAAGGCGCACAAAGCCCCCGAGCAACCGGAGGACCTGCTCCAGCACGAGTGCATCGGCCTGCAATCACAGACGACCGGGACGCTGTACGCCTGGGAGTTGGAGCGTGGGAGGAAGACCTGGCGCGTCCCGGTGCGTGGCGGCGTCACCACCAACGACGACGGAGCGGGCGCGGCGATTGCCGCCGAGGGCGGAGGGCTCGCGTACGTCCAGGAGCCCGCCGTCCGGGAGTACCTGGACTCCGGCCGCCTCGTGCGGGTGCTGGAGGACTACGCCCCCACGGTGCCCGGCTTCTTCCTCTACTACCCCAGCCGGGCGCAGCGCTCCGGGCCGCTGCGCGTCTTCATCGAGGCGGCCCGGGAGCTGGCGGGGAGGACCGGCTGA